From the genome of Anaerolineae bacterium:
GGGCCATTGTTAACGCGCTGGGCTTTGATGCGCCATTCTCTGCCCCCATCTTTACCATTGTGTACACGCCCTTTATTGTTTTTCCGGTGAGCGTGGTTTATGCCACGCTGCGTTACCGTTTGCTTGATCTGGATATTGTTTTTAGCCGGGGAGTGGTATACGCCCTGCTGACGCTGGTGGTTACCATCGGCTATTTTTTAACGGTCAGTTTTGTGGGCATTCTGCTGCAAGATACAAACCTCTACCAAAGCCCCATTATTTTGGCGATGTTTGTTTTGCTGCTGGTCATTTTCCTGGAGCCAATCCGAGACAAACTGCAATCAATGGTCAATCGTTTGTTCCTGCGCGAAACCTTTGATTCCAGAGAAATGTTACAACACTATGGCCGGCAGCTCATTGGCGCCCCCTTAAATACCGACCGGGTTTTGGATTTGCTGGTCAAACAAGCCAAAGAAGCCTTAAATCCGGCGCATGCCCTTGTTTTTTTAAGAGATTCCACGCAGGGCGCTTTTGTCATCCGCGCCCAGCCAGATGACAAAAGCGGCTCCGTTGAAGTGCGTTTTGGCCTGAGCGATGAACTGGCCCAATGGCTGGCCGATACCAACAATATTTTGCAACTCACGCCCGGCGGCGCTACCCCGGCCAATGCCGACATCTCCCGTGAGGAATTGGCCCGGCTCAACATGCTCGATATTGCCCTGTGCGTTCCCCTGTTAGGGTCCAAATATCTCCTGGGTTGGCTGGCGCTGGGTTTTGAAAAATCTGGCCGGCCTTATTTAAGCAGCGATCTGGTTTTTTTAGCCACCCTGGCCAATCAAACCACCATTGCCCTGGAAAACGCCCAACTTCTGGAAGAAGCCAATCAACGGGCCGCAGAATTAGAGGCCCTACAAAAAATCTCTGCCGACATCCAGGCCGAAGTAGAACCCGACAGTTTGCTTACTTCCGTTGTTGAACGGGCCACTCATCTATTGAATGCCGAAGGCGGGATGGTGTTTCTGTTGGAGCCGGATGGGGCAACGCTCAAAGTGGTGGTCAGTTATAACCTGGATAAAGATTATACCCATTACACCCTCAAAGCAGGTGAAGATGTAGCCGGCCGGGTAGTGATGCTGGGCGAGCCGGTGACAATAGACCATTACCACAGTTTCTCCGGCCACTCCACCCAATTTCAAGCGGCCAAATTTGGCCCGGTTCTGGGGGTGCCCTTGCGTTGGGCCGGCAAAGTGCGGGGCGTTTTGCAATTGGTGCACCGGCCCAGGGGCTTGCGCTTTAGCCAAGACGACGTTTGGCTGATGGAATTTTTTGCCACCCAGGCGGCCATTGCCCTGGAGAAATCACGCTTCTTAAAACAGGCCCAAGACCGGGCCAGCCAATTGGCTACGTTGGGCGAAGTCAGCGTAGCCATGAGTTCCACCCTTAATCTTGACCAGGCCCTGCAACAAGTGATGAATCGCGCCGTTGAAATTCTCCACGCCGAAGCCGGCTCTTTGCTGCTGGTAGACCCCCGGGGCCAAGAATTGACCTTTGAGGTGGTTTTGGGGCCAACCGGAAAGGACCTGCTTGGCCTGAAAACCCCAATAGGCAAGGGCATTGTGGGCACGGTGGCCCAAACCGGCGCGCCGCTCATTGTTAATGATGTTATGGCCGACCCCCGCTTCAATGTTGCCTTTGACGAAGCCACTGAATTCAAAACAAAAGATATTCTCTGCGTGCCCATGATGGCCCACGAGCAGGTAGTGGGGGTGATTGAGGTGATCAACAAACTGGATGGCTCTGTGTTTAACGAGGACGAATCCAACCTGTTGATGGCCTTTGGCGCGCAGGCGGCCATTGTAATTGAAAACGCCCAAATTTTTACCCGCACCGATGAGGCCCTGGCGGAGCGCATTCAGGAACTGCAAACTTTGCAGATGTTTGATCAATCCCTGCAAACCTCGCTTGATCTGGACGTGGTGCTGGATATCTCTCTGACCCACTTAATGGATTCCCTGGGCGTTTCCATGGGCCTGATGGGCGTGGTGAGAAATGACGATGAACCGGGGATATACTTGCTGGCTCAGCATGGTATGCCGATGGAAATGGGCCGCTACAAAAAAGACCCCTGGCCCTTGAGCCGGGGCGTTATGGGCCGCGTAGCCCGCACCGGCGAAATTGCCTGGATCAACGACATTACCGAAGCCGAAAACTACGTGCCCAAAAACCATCGCACGCGCTCTTTATTGGTGGTGCCCGTGCTGCGCGAGGACAGAGTGATTGGCATTATTGACCTGGAGAGCACGGACCCTGATTACTTTACCAGTGAAGACGTGGCCTTTGTTAAATTGCTGGCCAGCCACGCGGCTATTGCTATTGACAACGCCCGCCTGTTTGAGCAGGTCAAAGAAGCCAACGACGCCAAAACAGAATTTATGAACATTGCCTCGCACGAGCTAAAAATTCCTATGACCAGTATTAAAGGCTACACCAAACTCATGCAAATGGGGGCGGGCGGCACGCTATCGGAGCAGCACAACGAATTTTT
Proteins encoded in this window:
- a CDS encoding GAF domain-containing protein produces the protein MKTVTGSPRNELLQKSTKIPVLLLISMAIIFNILAPIFAFNWTQQPFLGAFFYPQLVAADAYNPDWNARKLGLQAADVLLSVDDRPVSSNRSLNYLLRQKQVSQTVTLHLARESAPANTADTLSVFLTPFSLKDFVIFFWLPYGIGLVYLLLGVLAYRLGGGERVGETFVTFCVFVSMFTGGLFDLYTFNFLSWLWAFVLPLSGASLLHLAFVFPKETRLARRRPWLRVMPYLIALILGGINLYSFYFAANPRLYLSLRLWDFSFIGLTVILFFILLFDARLSTLSALTRQQTTIILVGSVISFGPIAIWAIVNALGFDAPFSAPIFTIVYTPFIVFPVSVVYATLRYRLLDLDIVFSRGVVYALLTLVVTIGYFLTVSFVGILLQDTNLYQSPIILAMFVLLLVIFLEPIRDKLQSMVNRLFLRETFDSREMLQHYGRQLIGAPLNTDRVLDLLVKQAKEALNPAHALVFLRDSTQGAFVIRAQPDDKSGSVEVRFGLSDELAQWLADTNNILQLTPGGATPANADISREELARLNMLDIALCVPLLGSKYLLGWLALGFEKSGRPYLSSDLVFLATLANQTTIALENAQLLEEANQRAAELEALQKISADIQAEVEPDSLLTSVVERATHLLNAEGGMVFLLEPDGATLKVVVSYNLDKDYTHYTLKAGEDVAGRVVMLGEPVTIDHYHSFSGHSTQFQAAKFGPVLGVPLRWAGKVRGVLQLVHRPRGLRFSQDDVWLMEFFATQAAIALEKSRFLKQAQDRASQLATLGEVSVAMSSTLNLDQALQQVMNRAVEILHAEAGSLLLVDPRGQELTFEVVLGPTGKDLLGLKTPIGKGIVGTVAQTGAPLIVNDVMADPRFNVAFDEATEFKTKDILCVPMMAHEQVVGVIEVINKLDGSVFNEDESNLLMAFGAQAAIVIENAQIFTRTDEALAERIQELQTLQMFDQSLQTSLDLDVVLDISLTHLMDSLGVSMGLMGVVRNDDEPGIYLLAQHGMPMEMGRYKKDPWPLSRGVMGRVARTGEIAWINDITEAENYVPKNHRTRSLLVVPVLREDRVIGIIDLESTDPDYFTSEDVAFVKLLASHAAIAIDNARLFEQVKEANDAKTEFMNIASHELKIPMTSIKGYTKLMQMGAGGTLSEQHNEFLQVIINSVDRMARLVNDLLDVSRIEAGRIRLEITDVQMRDVINEVIEAVQTQIDKKKQHLILDMPDNLPELRADYNRMVQIVTNLVSNAYKYTPTGGQISITAQPYPNEAGEGLAVTVKDTGYGISEEDQAQLFTNFFRAADQNIRDEPGTGLGLSITKNIIESHGGELTFESELGKGSAFTFTLPLICKVPPGVEVIER